The region TATGAAAAATCTAAAAGTCCAGCTCTCACAAGAAGTCGAAAAAGCACTGTCGTCGGGTCAACCTGTTGTTGCGTTGGAATCTACGATTATATCGCACGGTATGCCTTATCCGCAGAACTTTGAAATGGCTTTGGCGGTTGAAGATCAAGTTCGTAAGAACGGTGCAACACCTGCGACGATTGCAATTATTGACGGAGTTTTAAGGGCCGGCCTTTTAAGGCAAGAAATTGAAAGCTTTGCGAAAAAAGGAATGCAGATTACGAAGGTGAGTCGTCGTGATATTCCGGTGATTGTCGCTCAGAAAAAAGACGGAGCGACCACCGTTGCCAGTACGATGATTATCGCGGAGCTTGCGGGTATTTCAATTTTCGCGACGGGCGGTATCGGTGGCGTTCACAGAGGTGCAGAGGAATCGATGGATATCTCGGCGGACCTTGAGGAGCTTGGGCAAACAAATGTGGCGGTGATTTGTGCAGGCGCCAAATCCATTTTAGATATTGGTTTAACCCTTGAGTATCTTGAAACCAAAGGGGTTCCGGTACTTGGATATCAAACTTCAGAACTTCCTGCGTTCTATACTCGTGAAAGTGGATTTAAGGTTGATTCTAAAGTGGACTCTGCAAAGGAGCTTGCGCAGATTCTTCGAGCAAAGTGGGATCTTGGATTAAAAGGCGGGGTTGTTATCGCCAATCCTGTTCCTAAAGAATACTCACTGGATTTCAAAGAGATGGAAAAAGTGATCAACGACGCGCTAGCTGAAATGAATCAAAAAGCTATTAAGGGGAAAGACTCAACACCATTCTTGCTAGGAAAAGTGAAAGAACTTACAGCGGGAAAAAGTCTTGAGACAAATATTCAACTTGTACTGAATAACGCAAAATTAGCTGCAGAAATTGCAGTTGCTTATTGCCGAGAATAAAAAAGAGAGTGCTTTTGCGGCACTCCCTTTTAGTTTTATTTCATGACGTTCACAAGTTGGTCGGCACAAAGTCCCCAGCCTTCATGGAAGCCCATTTCTTCATGCTTTTGCTTGTCTTCCGGGGTAGCGTGGCGGCCAATGGCTGTGAACTTTGTCTTGTTGCCATCGGGTTCCATCATGATGACGGCCGTAAAAGCTAAGCCAGCACCAGATTCAAATTTGGGAGCAGGACGAAATCCGGGGTGAAGGGCATCAGTCCAAACTAGTTTTTTTTGAGGTACAACCTCAAGTATGCATCCTAAATTTGGATATCTGTCGCCTTCCGGAGACTGCATAATGGTTCTAAAAATACCACCTGGTTGTAAATCAATTTCGGCTTCAGTAACTTTCCAGGGCTCTGGGCAGAACCATTTACAGATAAGATCAGGAGTCGTCCAGGCCGCCCAAACTTTATCAACGCTCACGTCCAACGTTTTTTCCAAGACAAGATCGAGATTTGGATCAATATTCATTTGCCCTCCGGCCATCGTCATCATTATTGATTATATGTTATCCAAGGTGGCGATGGGACGAAAGCAATATTTCTAAATGAGAAAATGGTTGGCCTCGCTAGACACGAGGCCAACCAAGAGAGGGATTAGGTGGTTTGGGTCTATTATGCGTTTATTGTACGTTCACATCTTTGATGTCGTCGGATTTTTTATTTCCTAACAAACGTTCAAAGATTCCTGTTTTGCCAGTTTGAATCTGGATTTGACGTGGTTTCGCCGCATCAAGCTTTGGAATGTAAAGCTCCAAGACACCATTTTCATATCGGGCTTCCACCTGTGACGTATTCACTGAACTTGGCAGAGTGAAACAACGTTTGAAGTAACCGTATCTTCTTTCGAAGAGTTGAAATTTCTGACTATCGGAAGAATTTGTTTCTCTTTTTCTTTCGCCAGAAACCGTCAGTACATTTTCGGTGATGTCGATTTTTACATCTTCTTTCTTCAAACCCGGAAGATCCATGCTCATGTAAAAATGGTTATCTGCTTCAACAATTTCACATGCAGGTGAAAAATCTCGCTCGTCGTAAACTTTCGCCAAGCGATCCATTTCAGCAAACATGCTGGAGACGTCCGAAGCAAGACTGCGAGTCGTCCAATATGGTGTGGTTAACATTCTCATTTCATACCTCCTTGTTGTGTTGTGTGTTGTTGAAAATTATTTGCAAGAAAATCCGCTGATTCGATCGAATCATGGTGAGCGGTTGTGTTCAGGAGCACGGCAAGAAGTGCAATAATTCCTAGGGATAGAATTAAATCCTGAAATAAAGTTCGCCAGTTCAAACTTGTCATAAGACCTCCTTTCAATATTTTCGATATCAATCTGGTGATTTCGAAAAACCTGTCAAGTTGGCCTTCATTAGTTTATTAAAAACAATGTCATTACAAATATTTATGAAGTTAAATCGGAGGCTGGAGTTTGATCCAGCCTAATCGTCGGAAAGCGCTTTTGGAGAGAATTTGGAGGACTTTAGGTTCTGATTAATTTTGATGTCAGAGAGGCTGATATCGGTGCCCCGTTTGTTTTGGACGTTTCTAATTTTGATAGTTCCCGCGCGAAACTTATTACCAGGAAGTTTTTTGTAGTCACCAAATTCG is a window of Bdellovibrio sp. SKB1291214 DNA encoding:
- a CDS encoding pseudouridine-5'-phosphate glycosidase; translation: MKNLKVQLSQEVEKALSSGQPVVALESTIISHGMPYPQNFEMALAVEDQVRKNGATPATIAIIDGVLRAGLLRQEIESFAKKGMQITKVSRRDIPVIVAQKKDGATTVASTMIIAELAGISIFATGGIGGVHRGAEESMDISADLEELGQTNVAVICAGAKSILDIGLTLEYLETKGVPVLGYQTSELPAFYTRESGFKVDSKVDSAKELAQILRAKWDLGLKGGVVIANPVPKEYSLDFKEMEKVINDALAEMNQKAIKGKDSTPFLLGKVKELTAGKSLETNIQLVLNNAKLAAEIAVAYCRE
- a CDS encoding Hsp20/alpha crystallin family protein, yielding MRMLTTPYWTTRSLASDVSSMFAEMDRLAKVYDERDFSPACEIVEADNHFYMSMDLPGLKKEDVKIDITENVLTVSGERKRETNSSDSQKFQLFERRYGYFKRCFTLPSSVNTSQVEARYENGVLELYIPKLDAAKPRQIQIQTGKTGIFERLLGNKKSDDIKDVNVQ
- a CDS encoding SRPBCC family protein, with translation MNIDPNLDLVLEKTLDVSVDKVWAAWTTPDLICKWFCPEPWKVTEAEIDLQPGGIFRTIMQSPEGDRYPNLGCILEVVPQKKLVWTDALHPGFRPAPKFESGAGLAFTAVIMMEPDGNKTKFTAIGRHATPEDKQKHEEMGFHEGWGLCADQLVNVMK